DNA sequence from the Cupriavidus sp. WKF15 genome:
TATCGCTGGTGCCCAATGAGGACCTGCATTCTTGAGTGCTGCATGGGCTTTAGCCAACCAAGGCAAGGCCAACTCATTTGTCCAGATGCCGATGCCGATCGCGATCAGCAGATCGAGGCGGAGGCTGCGGCCCATCCGGGCAGCAGCGGCGTGCGCGCCCCGCTCAACTGAATAGATCAGGCAGAGCAGCAGTCCGGCCAGTACCCCACCGGCCTTCGCCCAAAGTGGGACGTCAGACAGCGTCTGTGCGAAGTTCGCACCGAGGTAGAAGGCGGTCCGCCAAACCTCCGCACCTACAAAGCCAAAGGCGAGCGACTTGGCGAAGACCAGTAACTCAGGCATCTTCATCGCTGGCTTGGTAGCCGTCATCAATTTGTCCTCCGTGGTGCGGCGCGATCTCTTCGCGTACTCGCCAACATGGCAGCCGACGTGAATACTCTACACGTGCAGTTGGCCTGCTCGACCGTCACTAGCGGGCATCAGCGAAGCCTAAACATAGACCCATAGCCCGAAAAGCGGAGCCAAGTCTGAAGCAGGTGTCTGGTCGAAAGACATGAGTGGCTACTCCGCAGGTCGATTGCAGACACGGTCCATCTCGAGTCATAAAAAATGGGAGCCATCAGCTCCCATTTCTCATCATCAAAGCAAAACAACAACAACTCAATCCCAGCTCAACGCCCCACCCGTCTGATACTCAATGACGCGCGTCTCGAAGAAGTTCCTCTCCTTCTTCAGATCGATCATCTCGCTCATCCACGGGAACGGGTTCTCCTCGTTCGGGAACAGCTGATCAAGACCAATCTGCTGGCAACGACGATTGCAGATGAATCGCAGATACGACTTGAACATCGGCGCATTCAGACCCAGCACGCCACGCGGCATGGTGTCCTCCGCATAGCGATACTCCAAATCCACCGCCTTCTTGAACAGCTCGGTGATCTCGGCCTTGAATTCAGCCGTCCACAGATGCGGATTCTCCAACTTGATCTGATTAATCAGGTCGATACCAAAATTGCAGTGCAGCGACTCATCCCGCAGGATGTACTGATACTGCTCCGCAGCCCCAGTCATCTTGTTCTGCCGCCCCATCGCCAGGATCTGCGTGAAGCCCACATAGAAGAACAGCCCTTCCATGATGCAGGCGAACACGATCAGCGACTTCAGCAGCTTCTGGTCGTTTTCCGGCGTGCCAGTCTTGAACGACGGGTCGGTCAGCGTGTCGATAAATGGGATCAGGAACTCGTCCTTGTCGCGGATCGACTGCACTTCGTGGTACGCGTTGAAGATCTCGGCTTCGTTCAGGCCCAGCGATTCAACGATGTACTGGTAGGCGTGCGTGTGGATGGCCTCTTCAAAGGCCTGGCGCAGCAGGTACTGGCGGCATTCCGGCGCGGTGATCTGGCGGTAGGTGCCCAGCACGATGTTGTTGGCGGCCAGCGAGTCGGCCGTGACAAAGAAGCCCAGGTTGCGCTTGATGATGCGGCGCTCGTCCTCGGTCAGGCCGTTCGGGTCCTTCCACGTGGCGATGTCGCGCGACATGTTGATTTCCTGCGGCATCCAGTGGTTGGCGCAGCCGGCCAGGTACTTTTCCCACGCCCACTTGTACTTGAACGGGACGAGCTGGTTGACGTCGGTCGAGCCGTTGATCACGCGCTTGTCGGCGGCGTTGACGCGGCGGTTGCTCTGCGCGGCGGCGGCGTTGGGGTTGTTGCCCAGGATGCCGGCTTGCGTGGCGCTCGACGGCAGCACGCCTTGCTGGTCAGCGGTGGCAGCCGATGCAGCGGGTTGCAGGGCAGGCTGCGGTGCGGCCTGCGGGGTGGCTTGAACGTCGTCGTCCCAGCTCAGCATGATGTGGTTCTCCGTGATTCGATTGGGGGGCGCGGTGGTCAGAAATGACGGCTCACGTTGTGGTGGCGCCGGCCCTCTCCCCCGGCCCCTCTCCCGCTCGCGGGAGAGGGGTGCAAACCCCGGGGGTGGTTGGTTACTGCGTTAAGTCTCTACTGCCTGATTACTGGCAGGCTTCGCACTCTTCAAAGCCAGGGTCACCCGGGCGCATCGTGCAGACCGCGCCTTCCGCTTCCGGCATGGCCGGGGCCAATGCAGCAGCCGCGTCCAGGGCGGAGCCGCTGTCGCTGCCCGACGACACCGCGTTCAGCGAGCCGCGCGACACGGTGGACTTCTCCACGTGCGTGGCGGCCATGGTGCGCAGGTAGTACGTGGTCTTCAGGCCGCGCAGCCAGGCCAGCTTGTAGGTGTCGTCCAGCTTCTTGCCCGAGGCGCCGGCCATGTAGATGTTCAGGGACTGGGCCTGGTCGATCCACTTCTGGCGGCGGCTGGCGGCTTCCACCAGCCAGGTCGGCTCGACTTCGAACGCGGTGGCGTAGATGTCGCGCAGGTCTTGCGGAATGCGGTCGATGCGCGACAGCGAGCCGTCGAAGTACTTCAGGTCGGCGACCATCACTTCGTCCCACAGGCCGCGTTCCTTCAGGTCGCGCACCAGGTAGTCATTGACCACGGTGAACTCGCCCGACAGGTTGGACTTGACGTACAGGTTCTGGAACGTCGGCTCGATGCAGGCGGACACGCCGATGATGTTCGAGATCGTGGCGGTCGGCGCGATCGCGATGCAGTTCGAGTTGCGCATGCCGTGCTGCTTGATGCGGGCACGCAGGCTGTCCCAGTCCATCGTGCTCGACAGATCCACGTCCAGGTAGCCGCCGCGCTCTTCGGCCAGCAGCTTGAGCGAGTCCTGCGGCAGGATGCCGCGGTCCCACAGCGAGCCGGCGTAGGTCTCGTAGCGGCCACGCTCTTCGGCCAGCTCGGTGGAGGCCTGGTAGGCGTAGTAGCACACGGCTTCCATCGAGGTGTCGGAGAACTTCACCGCGGCGTCGCTGGCGTACGGCGTGCGCAGCACGTGCAGGCAGTCCTGGAAGCCCATGATGCCCATGCCGACCGGACGGTGGCGCAGGTTGGAATTGCGGGCCTTCTCGACAGCGTAGTAGTTGATGTCGATGACGTTATCCAGCATCCGCATGGCGGTGCGGATGGTCTTCTGCAGCTTGGCGTGGTCGAGCGCGTACGAGCCGTCAGCCTGCCTGGCCAGGTGGGCCACCAGGTTCACCGAACCCAGGTTGCACACGGCGATTTCGCTGTCGTTGGTATTCAGCGTGATTTCCGTGCACAGGTTGGAGCTGTGGACGACGCCGACGTGCTGCTGCGGGCTGCGGATGTTGCAAGGATCCTTGAAGGTGATCCACGGGTGGCCGGTTTCGAACAGCATGCCCAGCATCTTGCGCCAGAGCTGCATGGCCGGGACCTTCTTGAACAGCTTCAGTTCGCCGTTGGCGGCCTTGGCTTCGTAGCCGAGGTAGGCCTTTTCGAATTCCTTGCCAACCTTGTCGTGCAGGTCCGGGCAGGTGGACGGCGAGAACAGCGTCCATTCGGCGTTTTCCATCACGCGCTTCATGAACAGGTCCGGAATCCAGTTGGCCGTGTTCATGTCGTGGGTGCGGCGGCGGTCGTCGCCGGTGTTCTTGCGCAGCTCCAGGAATTCTTCGATGTCCAGGTGCCACGTTTCCAGGTAGGCGCAGACGGCGCCCTTGCGCTTGCCGCCCTGGTTCACGGCCACGGCGGTGTCGTTCACCACCTTCAGGAACGGGACCACGCCCTGCGACTTGCCGTTGGTGCCCTTGATGTGCGAGCCCAGTGCGCGCACGTTGGTCCAGTCATTGCCCAGGCCGCCGGCGAACTTGGACAGCAGCGCGTTTTCCTTGAGCGCCTCGTAGATGCCTTCCAGGTCGTCCGAGACGGTGGTCAGGTAGCACGACGACAGCTGCGAGCGCTGGGTGCCCGAGTTGAACAGGGTCGGCGTGGACGACATGAAGTCGAACGACGACAGCAGCTGGTAGAACTCGATGGCGCGCGCTTCGCGGTCGGTTTCGTTGAGGGCCAGGCCCATGGCGACGCGCATGAAGAATGCCTGCGGCATCTCGATGCGGGTCTCGTCGATGTGCAGGAAGTAGCGGTCATACAGGGTCTGCAGGCCCAGGTAGTTGAACTGGAAGTCGCGGCCGGCGTCCAGCGCCGCGCCCAGGCGGGCCAGGTCGAAGGTGGCCAGCTTCTCGTCCAGCAGCTCGGCGGCGATACCGCGGGCGATGAACTTGGGGAAGTACTCGGCGTAACGCGTGGTCATTTCGGCCTGCGTCACTTCGGCGCCCAGGATTTCCTTGCGGATGGTGTGCAGCAGGATACGGGCGGTGACCTGGCTGTAGTCCGGGTCCTTTTCGATCAGGGTACGCGCGGCCAGGATGGCGGAGTCGTACACCTGCGTCATCGGCACGCCTTCGTACAGGTTCTTCAGCGTTTCCTTGAGGATCGGCTCGGCGCTGACGGCCTTGCCCAGGCCGGCGCAGGCGTTGTCGAGCAGGGCGTGCAGCGCGACGATGTCCAGCGGCTTGCTCACGCCACCGTCGGTCACGTTGAACTGGATGCCGGCTTCCTGCACGCGGGCCACGGCCTGCGCGCTGGCGCTGGCGCGCTCCTGGGCGCGCTTTTCGCGGTACAGCACGTAGGAACGGGCCACTTCGTGCTCGCCCGAGCGCAT
Encoded proteins:
- a CDS encoding ribonucleotide-diphosphate reductase subunit beta, whose product is MLSWDDDVQATPQAAPQPALQPAASAATADQQGVLPSSATQAGILGNNPNAAAAQSNRRVNAADKRVINGSTDVNQLVPFKYKWAWEKYLAGCANHWMPQEINMSRDIATWKDPNGLTEDERRIIKRNLGFFVTADSLAANNIVLGTYRQITAPECRQYLLRQAFEEAIHTHAYQYIVESLGLNEAEIFNAYHEVQSIRDKDEFLIPFIDTLTDPSFKTGTPENDQKLLKSLIVFACIMEGLFFYVGFTQILAMGRQNKMTGAAEQYQYILRDESLHCNFGIDLINQIKLENPHLWTAEFKAEITELFKKAVDLEYRYAEDTMPRGVLGLNAPMFKSYLRFICNRRCQQIGLDQLFPNEENPFPWMSEMIDLKKERNFFETRVIEYQTGGALSWD
- a CDS encoding ribonucleoside-diphosphate reductase subunit alpha → MQTAQNEITTGAAGAAGIAGTEQQAPATQAGTTNYQDYKIIRRNGAVVAFEPSKITVAMTKAFLAVNGGQGAASARVREVVEQLTGNVVRALVRSRPSGGAIHIEDVQDHVELALMRSGEHEVARSYVLYREKRAQERASASAQAVARVQEAGIQFNVTDGGVSKPLDIVALHALLDNACAGLGKAVSAEPILKETLKNLYEGVPMTQVYDSAILAARTLIEKDPDYSQVTARILLHTIRKEILGAEVTQAEMTTRYAEYFPKFIARGIAAELLDEKLATFDLARLGAALDAGRDFQFNYLGLQTLYDRYFLHIDETRIEMPQAFFMRVAMGLALNETDREARAIEFYQLLSSFDFMSSTPTLFNSGTQRSQLSSCYLTTVSDDLEGIYEALKENALLSKFAGGLGNDWTNVRALGSHIKGTNGKSQGVVPFLKVVNDTAVAVNQGGKRKGAVCAYLETWHLDIEEFLELRKNTGDDRRRTHDMNTANWIPDLFMKRVMENAEWTLFSPSTCPDLHDKVGKEFEKAYLGYEAKAANGELKLFKKVPAMQLWRKMLGMLFETGHPWITFKDPCNIRSPQQHVGVVHSSNLCTEITLNTNDSEIAVCNLGSVNLVAHLARQADGSYALDHAKLQKTIRTAMRMLDNVIDINYYAVEKARNSNLRHRPVGMGIMGFQDCLHVLRTPYASDAAVKFSDTSMEAVCYYAYQASTELAEERGRYETYAGSLWDRGILPQDSLKLLAEERGGYLDVDLSSTMDWDSLRARIKQHGMRNSNCIAIAPTATISNIIGVSACIEPTFQNLYVKSNLSGEFTVVNDYLVRDLKERGLWDEVMVADLKYFDGSLSRIDRIPQDLRDIYATAFEVEPTWLVEAASRRQKWIDQAQSLNIYMAGASGKKLDDTYKLAWLRGLKTTYYLRTMAATHVEKSTVSRGSLNAVSSGSDSGSALDAAAALAPAMPEAEGAVCTMRPGDPGFEECEACQ